Proteins encoded by one window of Lathyrus oleraceus cultivar Zhongwan6 chromosome 1, CAAS_Psat_ZW6_1.0, whole genome shotgun sequence:
- the LOC127118915 gene encoding glucuronokinase 1 yields the protein MAEGDDNVIEHKAYARVGFLGNPSDVYYGKTIAFSLSNFYATVHLRPSDELVIQPHPTHDLVNFDSHHQLVDRLNSEGYYGGVRLLMAIYKVFYNYCKENEIHLPHTNFTLSYDTNIPRQSGLSGSSGIVCAALNCFLDFYKVRHLIKVEVRPNLILAAEEELGIVAGLQDRVAQVYGGLVYMDFNKENMDKLGHGIYIPMDLSLLPPLYLIYVANPSDSGKVHSKVRQRWLDGDEFIVSTMLEVANIAEEGKTALEEKDYPKLASLMNKNFDLRRLMFGDDALGDVNIKMVEIARKVGAASKFTGSGGAVVAYCPEGTSQVKLLEDECHEAGFVLIPLEPFPSRLNEIDLKTLQL from the exons ATGGCGGAAGGAGATGATAATGTGATCGAAcacaaagcatatgcacgagtTGGTTTTCTCGGAAATCCAAGCGATGTCTATTACGGCAAAACAATCGCTTTCAGTCTTTCCAATTTCTATGCCACCGTTCACCTTCGTCCTTCCGATGAACTCGTCATTCAGCCACATCCTACTCACGATCTTGTCAACTTCGATTCTCATCATCAATTG GTTGATAGATTGAACAGTGAGGGTTATTATGGTGGAGTTCGATTGCTTATGGCTATTTATAAAGTTTTTTATAATTATTGTAAAGAGAATGAGATTCATCTTCCTCATACCAATTTCACTCTCTCATATGATACTAATATCCCTCGTCAG AGTGGACTTTCGGGTTCTAGTGGGATTGTGTGTGCTGCCTTGAACTGCTTTCTTGATTTCTACAAAGTCAGGCATCTAATCAAGGTGGAGGTGAGGCCTAACCTTATCCTTGCTGCTGAGGAAGAACTTGGAATAGTTGCTGGTCTTCAAGATCGAGTTGCACAAGTTTATGGTGGCCTAGTTTACATG GACTTTAACAAGGAAAACATGGACAAATTAGGGCACGGAATTTATATACCAATGGATTTGAGTCTACTCCCACCTCTATACCTCATCTATGTAGCGAATCCTAGCGACTCTGGGAAG GTTCATAGTAAAGTACGTCAGAGATGGCTTGATGGTGATGAGTTCATCGTGTCAACTATGCTTGAAGTGGCAAATATTGCGGAAGAAGGAAAGACGGCACTAGAAGAGAAGGACTATCCCAAACTAGCATCTCTCATGAATAAAAATTTTGACCTGCGAAG GTTGATGTTCGGAGATGATGCACTTGGTGATGTGAACATAAAAATGGTAGAGATTGCTAGAAAGGTTGGAGCGGCGTCGAAATTTACAGGTAGCGGGGGAGCTGTTGTTGCATATTGTCCTGAAGGAACTTCTCAAGTAAAGCTTCTTGAGGATGAATGTCATGAAGCAGGATTTGTTTTAATACCTCTTGAACCTTTTCCTTCTCGGTTAAATGAAATAGACTTGAAAACCCTGCAGTTGTAA